The DNA region CCCCTGTGGCGCTGGGCAGCGCGCTGGCCTACCGGGCAGAGGGAACACTCGACCCGGGACTGCTGGTGGGGAGCGCCGTGACCGTCCTGGCTGTGCACGGGGCCGGAAACCTGGTGAATACCTACTATGACTTTTCCAAAGGCATCGATCACAAGAAGAGTGATGACAGGACATTGGTGGACCAGATTTTGGAGCCGCAGGATGTAGTTCGGTTTGGAGTTTTTCTCTACACTGTAGGCTGtatctgtgctgctgggctctaCGCTGTCTCCACGCTCAAGCTGGAGCACCTGGCCCTGATTTACTTTGGAGGactttccagctccttcctttATACCGGAGGTAAGTGTTGCCTCCCGTTTGTTGTGAATCGTAGAAATAAGTATATAAAATGTAGAAGTGATAGAATCAACTGAATTGTTAAAAGGTTTCTGAAAGACACACATGGTCTATCGAGTACACTGCCATAAAATATTTGTGGCATTTCCTGAAGTATTGTTAGGTAAACTTATTCTTTACAATTGAATGTTGTGGGAAGAGTCATGCTAAGATCTTCAGTTGGACAGTGGTGTTGAGGCATTATTGTTTACATATATGACTTTAGATGCTTACCAGAGCTATTGCTGAATCTTTTAGTGATGTTAATCTCACATCCTTAAGTAGTGCAGCTAATGGCATATTTCCTTTGGTGGGAGTGTTACCttgctttggaattttttttaaattattctttagGTGGAGCTTCACTATTAATGCTGTACAGTTTATGATTCTTCTCAATAAGACAAGGATATTTTAGTATCTTCCTGTGTTGGATAGATACAAACATCATTActaggagaagaaaaaaacaacttagtTTCAAACTGTCAGACTTTCAGTTATGTTGGTTTCCCTGAAAGCATCTTGtcagttttgcattttgttctgagcattttctgtatttcttcaggACTAGTTTGCATGATCACACTGAAAAGTACCTTGTTTCTATAGGTGTCTGCAGGGGCAGGTACTTCCAGGTGGGTATTAACACCTGGCCCTTAAGTTTTGTTACATTGTTTTCCTGGAGAAATCcttatcttaaaaaaagaaaaaagagatagCGTGTTTCTTGTGCATAGCTGCAATATTCATATAGGAAAGTGCTGAACTGTTATGTCATCCACTCTCTTCTGTcatttgaattatttaatgATGCTCAATTTTATTCTTGTGTCTTGCCACAGGAATTGGATTTAAGTACGTTGCACTTGGCGACGTGGTGATCCTGATCACCTTTGGGCCCCTGGCTGTCATGTTTGCCCATGCAGTGCAGGTTGGTTACCTGTCTGTCTCTCCCCTGCTCTATGCCATCCCTCTGGCCCTCAGCACCGAGGCCATCCTGCACAGCAACAACACACGGGACATGGAGTCAGACCGGCAGGCGGGCATTGTCACCCTGGCCATCCTCATCGGCCCCACCCTCTCCTACATCCTCTACACCGTGCTGCTCTTCTTGCCCTACCTGATTTTCTGTGTGCTGGCCACACGTTACACCATCAGCATGGCATTGCCACTGCTCACCATCCCCATGGCATTTTCACTGGAGAGACAGTTCCGGAGTCAGAGCTTCAACAAAATTCCTCAGAGGACAGCCAAGCTCAATCTACTGCTGGGGCTTTTCTATGTTTTTGGCATTACATTGGCACCAGCTGGTGCTCTGCCCAAACTGTGAAGAGAGCTGTGGGGTCAGGCCTCATAATTCACTGTTCATGTTGATTAACAGTGGATGTTATGGGTAAATGACTCGTTATGGACAGTGGGAAGAATGGAAAGACCACCTTGCACTGTTGACAGTGAATGTTGTGATTTCTGCTCTTGGATAGCTTATACTACAGACTTCAAAAAAGTAATTTGTCAGTTCTTCAGAAAGGGAGAACTATGTGGCTTTGCTTTGAGGAACAAGGTGACATAAGGTCAAGGAAATGTTTAAAGAGCCTCATCCTTCTGCCACCTAATTTTTTCACTGTCAGTTCAATGAAAGATAGAGCCTCAAACCACACTTCACAAGCACAATGATTTCTCTTATCACTTCTTTTCTTATAGTGATGAAGGAGTCCAGTGGCTCCCATATGGGAATCAGAAAACACTGCCAAATGTTTAGCATCACAACATAGGTGCCATTAATTCACTCCTTTGTAAGTGTATTTTGTCTTCATCTGTTgtatgtctttattttttgttttgcttttcctagCCAAGTTTTGAGCTTTTATTTCCAAGCCCCCTGAAATGCACTAGGTACTGATTCATGAGCTATTGTTTCTGCTTAGAAGCAATATAGCCTAGAAACTTCAAAGTTGTAAATCTCTGTGGGTTGTGATGCT from Catharus ustulatus isolate bCatUst1 chromosome 24, bCatUst1.pri.v2, whole genome shotgun sequence includes:
- the UBIAD1 gene encoding ubiA prenyltransferase domain-containing protein 1 isoform X1, with the protein product MCPAAPESGTGGCVCARLRALRGGYGVNRGAGACREVLLLRDGGTSMGPADLVQKISISAESPRGGERNGSGSALAGVDGAAAGSWRQKCAAYVLALRPWSFSASLTPVALGSALAYRAEGTLDPGLLVGSAVTVLAVHGAGNLVNTYYDFSKGIDHKKSDDRTLVDQILEPQDVVRFGVFLYTVGCICAAGLYAVSTLKLEHLALIYFGGLSSSFLYTGGIGFKYVALGDVVILITFGPLAVMFAHAVQVGYLSVSPLLYAIPLALSTEAILHSNNTRDMESDRQAGIVTLAILIGPTLSYILYTVLLFLPYLIFCVLATRYTISMALPLLTIPMAFSLERQFRSQSFNKIPQRTAKLNLLLGLFYVFGITLAPAGALPKL
- the UBIAD1 gene encoding ubiA prenyltransferase domain-containing protein 1 isoform X2, producing MRKGTGRCRARCAPLKCVRLPLRAAQAAVSAPAFGRSVAAMVLLLRDGGTSMGPADLVQKISISAESPRGGERNGSGSALAGVDGAAAGSWRQKCAAYVLALRPWSFSASLTPVALGSALAYRAEGTLDPGLLVGSAVTVLAVHGAGNLVNTYYDFSKGIDHKKSDDRTLVDQILEPQDVVRFGVFLYTVGCICAAGLYAVSTLKLEHLALIYFGGLSSSFLYTGGIGFKYVALGDVVILITFGPLAVMFAHAVQVGYLSVSPLLYAIPLALSTEAILHSNNTRDMESDRQAGIVTLAILIGPTLSYILYTVLLFLPYLIFCVLATRYTISMALPLLTIPMAFSLERQFRSQSFNKIPQRTAKLNLLLGLFYVFGITLAPAGALPKL